In a single window of the Dreissena polymorpha isolate Duluth1 chromosome 3, UMN_Dpol_1.0, whole genome shotgun sequence genome:
- the LOC127874612 gene encoding tripartite motif-containing protein 45-like translates to MAEKDSDLIYEICCGFCEDYTIKREATFYCKQCSEGFCHECVKYHNILFKTHSTYGREDKKKWSVAKAKLEALMLCEQHPDHRIELFCEDHSKLCCHLCHSHNHRQCSKINLIGVKAKAMHQKGDLRKCSATIELEQITIEHEIDVINKRLQRLRTTREKAHADIKLARYQLNDILDTLERNSVQSLNTVYETLQKSLHSHLSICLKAKDDLQLIKHSIKDIDDEKYLLSFVSIAKSMELVSKAQVMLKEMPEQKHSVVEFRSNKAIEQMLFCLSGLGDAIEMKQEGKAGEILKCNNKTMYDVHITRDVNYCDISGICELSSGYMLISDYSNCRVKLLDIEFKVISYFNLPAIPWDMCSVSPNEVAVIVDTIKDTIKKHSVQFLSVNKRKIRKGNTLVLQHTCHGIAHFDGDLFITSCTALYQYKLNGELVKKIYEDTSDEFTVYKCSVFPDGSRLYVTDLSHDKLLTLSIDGTVLSSFKDPALQGPTGVHVSETGMLLVCGWSLNVIQVDGEGGVVTLASKEDGLKNPQSVYYSASSKRLLVGHKSDEILVIDTE, encoded by the exons ATGGCGGAGAAAGATTCTGATTTAATATACGAAATTTGCTGTGGATTTTGTGAAGACTACACAATAAAAAGAGAAGCTACATTTTACTGTAAGCAATGTTCGGAAGGTTTCTGTCACGAATGTGTTAAGTATCATAACATTCTTTTTAAAACTCACTCCACCTATGGAAGAGAAGACAAGAAGAAGTGGTCTGTTGCCAAGGCAAAATTAGAGGCTTTGATGTTATGCGAACAACATCCAGACCACCGCATAGAGCTGTTTTGTGAAGATCATAGTAAACTGTGTTGTCATCTTTGTCACTCCCATAATCACAG ACAGTGCAGCAAAATTAACCTGATTGGTGTAAAAGCAAAAGCAATGCATCAAAAGGGTGATTTACGTAAATGTTCAGCAACGATTGAGTTAGAACAAATCACAATCGAGCACGAAATAGATGTCATCAATAAAAGACTGCAGAGATTGCGAACCACGCGTGAAAAGGCGCATGCAGATATAAAATTGGCGCGTTACCAACTAAATGACATTTTAGACACGCTTGAAAGAAACAGTGTACAGTCACTTAACACTGTGTACGAAACGCTACAGAAATCGCTTCACTCACATCTTTCAATATGTTTGAAAGCGAAAGATGATTTACAGCTTATAAAACATTCCATAAAGGATATCGATGATGAGAAGTATTTACTGTCATTTGTGTCAATTGCGAAGTCAATGGAATTGGTTTCAAAGGCGCAGGTGATGTTAAAAGAAATGCCAGAACAAAAGCATAGTGTCGTTGAATTTCGATCTAACAAAGCTATTGAACAAATGCTGTTCTGTCTCTCGGGACTTGGTGACGCGATAGAAATGAAGCAAGAGGGAAAAGCAGGTGAGATATTGAAATGTAACAACAAAACAATGTACGATGTACACATTACTCGAGATGTAAATTATTGCGATATTTCAGGCATATGTGAGTTATCGAGTGGATACATGCTCATCTCGGACTATAGCAACTGCCGTGTGAAATTACTTGATATCGAATTCAAAGTAATCTCTTACTTCAACCTGCCTGCCATTCCATGGGACATGTGCAGTGTAAGTCCTAATGAGGTTGCTGTCATCGTGGATACTATTAAAGATACTATTAAAAAACATTCAGTCCAGTTTTTAAGTGTCAACAAAAGAAAGATACGGAAAGGAAATACGCTGGTATTACAACATACATGTCATGGTATTGCGCACTTTGACGGTGATTTGTTTATCACATCATGTACTGCCTTGTATCAGTACAAACTGAATGGCGAGCTGGTGAAGAAGATATACGAAGATACTTCTGATGAATTCACAG TGTACAAGTGTTCGGTGTTTCCTGATGGATCACGGCTGTATGTGACGGACTTAAGTCACGACAAGCTCCTGACGCTGTCTATTGATGGAACTGTTCTATCATCCTTTAAAGATCCTGCACTTCAAGGTCCTACAGGTGTACATGTGTCAGAGACAGGAATGCTGCTGGTTTGTGGTTGGTCTCTCAATGTAATCCAGGTGGATGGAGAGGGAGGTGTGGTGACGCTGGCATCAAAAGAGGATGGTCTTAAAAATCCACAGTCCGTTTACTACAGTGCGAGTAGTAAAAGGTTGTTAgttggacacaaaagtgacgaaATTCTGGTGATCGACACAGAGTGA